One Hydrogenophaga crassostreae genomic region harbors:
- a CDS encoding indolepyruvate ferredoxin oxidoreductase family protein translates to MNAPLPEHIRRALETVTLDDKYSLDHGRAFMSGVQALVKLPMLQRQRDALQGKNTGGFISGYRGSPLGGYDQALQKAEPYLKAQNIVFQPGVNEELAATALWGTQQLGFAPEGSNKFDGVFGIWYGKGPGVDRCSDVFKHANMAGTTPWGGVIAVAGDDHISKSSTAAHQSDHIFKACGLPVFFPTSVQDILDLGIHAIAMSRFSGVWAGMKTIQEIVESSATAIIDPERINIVVPEFDMPPGGVHIRWPDAALEQEARLFDYKWYAALAYIRANKLNHNVIAGPHDRFGVIASGKAYNDTRQALLDLGLDDATCQRIGLRLHKVAVVWPLEAQTTREFATGLHEILVVEEKRQVIEYQLKEELYNWRADVRPNILGKFDEVEGDFTGGEWSMPNPSAHHLLRANADLNPAIIARAIAKRLRKLGVPEDVQARIDTQLAILTAQEQSMQTLLTKGVDGAERQPWFCSGCPHNTSTKVPEGSRAMAGIGCHFMTIWMDRATVGFTQMGGEGVPWMGQQPFSNDQHMFANLGDGTYFHSGILAIRQSIAAGVNITYKVLYNDAVAMTGGQQVGERPEGHSVVQIAQSMRAEGAVKIIIVTDEPEKYDSITGLPSGIAIQHRDTLDAVQREFREIKGTTVIIYDQTCATEKRRRRKRGTMVEPTERVIINELVCEGCGDCGVQSNCLSVEPLETEFGRKRTINQSSCNKDFSCVKGFCPSFVTVDGGKLRKKGQGADKPVWTGGDVPEPALPRLGAEAWGVIVAGVGGTGVITIGQLLGMAAHMEGKGIVTQDAAGLAQKGGATWSHVLIGARQEDIRTTRVGSASADLVIGCDPLVAANKETWQRLRAGRSHVALNANATPTAAFVTNIDWQNPAQACVDTLVSNLGTDDVGVLDAETAASKLMGDSIYTNPMMLGYAWQRGWVPLAFASLMRAIELNGVQVANNKTAFEWGRRAAHDPQAFAGLLSGGGAKVIQFKPRETVATVIERRVAFLTDYQNAAYAADYLRFVDRVRKVEAALGKSDLTMAVARNLFKLMAYKDEYEVARLHSDKAFHERIASQFEGDYKLRVHLAPPLTAKKNAKGELIKKAYGPFMFTAFGWLAKFKGLRGTALDVFGYTDERRTERALIAEYRTAIEGLLSDLDAGNLALALDIARVPDLIKGYGHVKDRNLAAARSRWADLQARWAAGESAEARVA, encoded by the coding sequence ATGAACGCCCCCTTGCCCGAACACATTCGCCGCGCACTTGAGACCGTGACGCTGGACGACAAATATTCGCTCGACCATGGTCGGGCTTTCATGAGCGGGGTGCAGGCGCTGGTGAAGCTGCCGATGCTGCAGCGCCAGCGCGATGCCTTGCAGGGCAAAAACACCGGGGGCTTCATCAGCGGTTACCGCGGCTCGCCGCTGGGTGGCTACGACCAGGCGCTGCAAAAAGCCGAGCCCTATCTCAAGGCGCAGAACATCGTGTTCCAGCCCGGCGTCAACGAAGAGCTGGCCGCCACGGCTTTGTGGGGCACCCAGCAGCTGGGTTTTGCGCCCGAAGGCAGCAACAAGTTCGATGGCGTGTTCGGCATCTGGTACGGCAAGGGCCCGGGCGTTGACCGCTGTTCCGACGTGTTCAAACACGCCAACATGGCCGGCACCACGCCCTGGGGCGGCGTGATCGCTGTTGCGGGCGACGACCACATTTCCAAGAGCTCCACGGCAGCCCACCAGAGCGACCACATCTTCAAGGCCTGCGGCCTGCCGGTGTTTTTCCCGACCTCGGTGCAGGACATTCTGGATCTGGGCATTCACGCCATCGCCATGAGCCGTTTCAGCGGCGTCTGGGCGGGCATGAAAACGATTCAGGAGATCGTGGAGTCCAGCGCCACGGCCATCATCGACCCCGAGCGCATCAACATCGTGGTCCCCGAGTTCGACATGCCCCCTGGCGGCGTGCACATCCGCTGGCCCGACGCGGCGCTGGAGCAGGAAGCGCGCCTGTTCGACTACAAGTGGTACGCAGCGCTGGCCTACATCCGCGCCAACAAGCTGAACCACAACGTGATCGCCGGGCCGCACGACCGCTTTGGCGTGATCGCCAGCGGCAAGGCCTACAACGACACGCGCCAGGCGCTGCTCGATCTGGGCCTGGACGATGCGACCTGCCAGCGCATTGGCCTGCGGCTGCACAAGGTGGCCGTGGTGTGGCCGCTGGAAGCGCAGACCACGCGCGAATTCGCCACCGGGCTGCACGAGATTCTGGTGGTGGAAGAGAAGCGCCAGGTCATCGAATACCAGCTGAAGGAAGAGCTGTACAACTGGCGCGCCGATGTGCGCCCCAACATCCTGGGCAAGTTCGACGAGGTCGAAGGCGACTTCACCGGCGGCGAATGGTCCATGCCCAACCCCAGCGCGCACCACCTGTTGCGCGCCAACGCCGACCTGAACCCGGCCATCATTGCCCGCGCCATCGCCAAGCGGCTGCGCAAGCTGGGCGTGCCGGAAGACGTGCAGGCACGCATCGACACCCAACTGGCCATCCTCACGGCGCAAGAGCAATCCATGCAGACGCTGCTGACCAAGGGCGTTGACGGTGCCGAGCGCCAGCCCTGGTTTTGCTCGGGCTGCCCGCACAACACGTCGACCAAGGTGCCCGAAGGCTCGCGCGCCATGGCCGGCATCGGCTGCCATTTCATGACGATCTGGATGGACCGCGCCACCGTGGGCTTCACGCAAATGGGCGGTGAAGGCGTGCCGTGGATGGGCCAGCAGCCGTTCAGCAATGACCAGCACATGTTCGCCAACCTGGGCGACGGTACCTATTTCCACAGCGGCATTCTGGCGATCCGCCAGAGCATCGCGGCCGGCGTGAACATCACCTACAAGGTGCTCTACAACGACGCAGTCGCCATGACCGGCGGCCAACAGGTGGGCGAGCGGCCCGAGGGCCACTCGGTGGTGCAGATCGCACAGAGCATGCGCGCCGAAGGCGCGGTGAAGATCATCATCGTGACCGACGAGCCCGAGAAGTACGACAGCATCACCGGCCTGCCCAGCGGCATCGCGATCCAGCACCGCGACACGCTGGATGCGGTGCAGCGCGAGTTCCGCGAAATCAAGGGCACCACGGTCATCATTTACGACCAGACCTGCGCCACCGAAAAGCGCCGCCGCCGCAAGCGCGGCACCATGGTCGAGCCGACCGAGCGCGTGATCATCAACGAGCTGGTTTGTGAGGGCTGTGGCGACTGCGGCGTGCAATCGAACTGCCTGAGCGTGGAGCCGCTGGAGACCGAATTCGGCCGCAAGCGCACCATCAACCAGAGCAGCTGCAACAAAGACTTTTCCTGCGTGAAGGGCTTCTGCCCGAGCTTTGTGACCGTCGACGGCGGCAAGCTGCGCAAAAAGGGCCAGGGTGCCGACAAGCCGGTCTGGACCGGCGGCGATGTGCCCGAGCCGGCGCTGCCGCGCCTGGGCGCAGAAGCCTGGGGTGTGATCGTGGCGGGCGTGGGTGGCACGGGCGTGATCACCATCGGCCAGTTGCTGGGCATGGCCGCGCACATGGAAGGCAAAGGCATCGTCACGCAAGATGCGGCAGGTCTGGCCCAAAAGGGCGGTGCGACCTGGAGCCATGTGCTGATCGGCGCGCGACAGGAAGACATTCGCACCACCCGCGTGGGTTCGGCCTCGGCCGATCTGGTGATCGGTTGCGACCCGCTGGTGGCGGCCAACAAGGAAACCTGGCAGCGCCTGCGCGCCGGGCGCAGCCATGTGGCGCTCAACGCCAACGCCACGCCCACGGCCGCTTTCGTGACCAACATCGACTGGCAAAACCCGGCGCAAGCCTGTGTGGACACGCTGGTGAGCAATCTGGGGACAGACGATGTGGGCGTGCTCGACGCCGAAACGGCGGCCTCGAAACTGATGGGCGACAGCATTTACACCAACCCCATGATGCTGGGCTACGCCTGGCAGCGCGGCTGGGTGCCGCTGGCGTTTGCCTCGCTGATGCGGGCCATCGAGCTCAACGGCGTTCAGGTGGCCAACAACAAGACCGCATTTGAGTGGGGCCGCCGCGCCGCACACGACCCCCAGGCCTTTGCCGGCTTGTTGAGCGGCGGCGGCGCGAAGGTGATTCAGTTCAAGCCGCGCGAAACCGTGGCGACGGTGATTGAGCGTCGGGTGGCGTTTTTGACGGACTACCAGAACGCGGCCTATGCCGCCGACTACCTGCGGTTTGTGGACCGCGTGCGCAAGGTCGAGGCGGCCCTGGGCAAGTCGGATCTGACGATGGCCGTGGCACGCAACCTGTTCAAGCTCATGGCCTACAAGGACGAGTACGAAGTGGCCCGCCTGCACAGCGACAAGGCGTTCCATGAGCGCATCGCCAGCCAGTTTGAAGGCGACTACAAGCTGCGCGTGCACCTGGCGCCACCGCTGACCGCGAAGAAAAACGCCAAAGGCGAACTGATCAAGAAGGCCTATGGCCCCTTCATGTTCACCGCGTTTGGCTGGCTGGCCAAGTTCAAAGGCCTGCGTGGAACGGCGCTGGACGTGTTTGGCTACACCGACGAGCGGCGCACCGAGCGCGCCCTCATCGCCGAATACCGCACAGCCATCGAAGGCTTGCTGAGCGACCTCGATGCAGGCAACCTGGCGTTGGCGCTGGACATCGCCCGTGTGCCCGACCTGATCAAGGGTTATGGTCATGTGAAAGACCGCAACCTGGCCGCCGCGCGCAGCCGCTGGGCCGATTTGCAGGCCCGCTGGGCGGCGGGCGAGAGCGCCGAGGCCCGGGTGGCTTGA
- a CDS encoding Lrp/AsnC family transcriptional regulator has translation METLDKFDLAILNELQQNGRLTNAELASRVGLSAAPCWRRVRALEESGFIRGYRAEIDRHKIGLDVLAFVRLDAAQNSGELLGKLEEAIRRLPEVTSCHYISGTGTFELQVVSRDLNTFSQFARDVLINLPNVKDLQTSFSLGEVKAAGALPLPKALPSAGARKT, from the coding sequence ATGGAAACCTTAGACAAGTTTGACCTCGCCATCCTGAACGAACTGCAGCAAAACGGCCGCCTCACCAACGCAGAACTTGCGTCGCGCGTGGGCCTGTCGGCCGCGCCTTGCTGGCGGCGGGTGAGGGCGCTGGAAGAAAGCGGCTTCATTCGCGGCTACCGCGCCGAGATCGATCGCCACAAGATCGGCCTCGATGTGCTGGCCTTTGTGCGGCTCGACGCCGCGCAAAACTCAGGCGAACTGCTCGGCAAGCTCGAAGAAGCCATTCGCCGCCTGCCCGAGGTCACCAGTTGCCACTACATCAGCGGCACCGGTACCTTCGAGTTGCAAGTGGTCAGCCGCGATCTCAACACCTTCAGCCAGTTCGCCCGCGATGTGCTGATCAACCTGCCCAACGTCAAAGACCTGCAAACGAGTTTTTCGCTCGGCGAGGTGAAAGCGGCAGGGGCCTTGCCGTTGCCAAAAGCACTACCGTCGGCCGGAGCGCGCAAAACTTGA
- a CDS encoding SdrD B-like domain-containing protein, translated as MHTTASPANPPQVQPLMDGARVFALMLCWPAFAWAQSLPIDRQAPQPTAPDSPGMASAQTTVAQVQSLDRFEAEQERLRERLKDQPAGYEDKFFSNEAIQVIDAEAVAVEAQPPGARSVVVESRLESNRQSVASQPGLSETGLGLRVEYRHETMNHGEWILQADARQRTSQNNAFGTLGAYGLATEAKNGQRITLRNLSFPVTPFVLADSNLGDISSEVTDGLTRGQQFSLGNSIVRGASAHAFSREFDLRAGVGSRGQMAGGPYPGYEKTQGETAWLGYTRRFDEKRYAAVQINHANSAPALFTSTGNTEVDAENITSVAAALGYGYTLDNDGDKRIRLTLMHSQTQPNGSTPSRSANGTYLDGGLRIARYRHEAGLYASSPALQFGDQWVADGNRGLYWRVYRDGLRVNWGMGASHDRQKSLNAALSGVWTNTGLNGYWVHRLTRRSSWGGNLQYTLQQRQDDDAGERSTYGSLYYQDRWADSLGDSRLRWTTRRNQALVSNGPNATGDELEWEQDWWQSQEAGSQNPTLKTTLGWAQDRSEGDVQTYPTAGVAWQTWLANNWGLNASLRYTSRTGNLSTSRGLSGSLQTETSFARNWTLGASLLMNQAVLNTNSAVAGTNGLPLSVARSDDKSLWLFVRFEEQSGQPYGFNLRGEQGAGSGRIAGTVFLDANRDGAQQADEPGVAGVEVFLNQRQRTTTDGQGRYEFNTVPTGMQFISLRPESVPLPWGEGPRSSTTVEVPLRSTARAELAVVKVSE; from the coding sequence ATGCACACAACCGCTTCCCCTGCCAACCCCCCTCAGGTGCAACCCCTGATGGACGGCGCGCGGGTGTTTGCGTTGATGCTGTGCTGGCCTGCTTTCGCCTGGGCGCAGTCGCTGCCCATCGACAGGCAAGCCCCTCAGCCAACGGCGCCAGACAGCCCTGGCATGGCGAGTGCGCAAACCACCGTTGCACAGGTGCAATCCCTTGACCGCTTCGAAGCCGAACAGGAAAGGCTTCGCGAGCGCCTGAAAGACCAACCGGCGGGTTACGAAGACAAATTTTTCAGCAACGAAGCCATTCAGGTCATTGACGCCGAAGCCGTGGCAGTCGAAGCGCAGCCCCCTGGCGCGCGCTCCGTGGTGGTCGAGAGCCGGCTGGAATCCAACCGGCAGAGCGTTGCCTCGCAACCGGGCCTGAGCGAGACCGGTTTGGGCCTGCGCGTGGAATACCGCCACGAAACCATGAACCACGGCGAGTGGATCTTGCAAGCCGATGCCCGCCAGCGAACGTCTCAGAACAACGCCTTCGGCACCTTGGGCGCCTACGGCCTCGCCACCGAAGCCAAAAACGGCCAGCGCATCACCCTGCGCAACCTGAGCTTTCCCGTCACGCCTTTTGTACTGGCTGACAGCAACCTGGGTGATATCTCCTCGGAAGTCACCGATGGCCTGACCCGGGGGCAGCAGTTTTCCCTGGGCAACAGCATCGTGCGCGGAGCCAGCGCACACGCGTTTTCGCGCGAGTTCGACCTGCGGGCAGGCGTGGGGTCACGCGGCCAGATGGCGGGCGGCCCTTATCCGGGCTACGAAAAAACCCAGGGTGAAACCGCCTGGCTGGGCTACACGCGGCGGTTTGACGAAAAACGCTACGCCGCCGTGCAAATCAACCACGCCAATAGCGCACCCGCATTGTTCACGTCCACCGGCAACACCGAAGTTGATGCCGAGAACATCACCAGCGTGGCGGCTGCGCTGGGCTACGGCTACACACTCGACAACGACGGCGACAAACGCATTCGCTTGACGCTGATGCACAGCCAGACCCAGCCCAACGGCAGCACCCCTTCGCGCAGCGCCAATGGCACCTACCTCGATGGCGGGCTGCGCATCGCCCGCTACCGGCACGAAGCCGGCCTGTATGCCTCATCGCCTGCCTTGCAGTTCGGCGACCAATGGGTGGCCGATGGCAACCGTGGTCTTTATTGGCGCGTTTACCGCGATGGCCTGCGGGTGAACTGGGGCATGGGCGCCAGCCACGATCGCCAGAAATCGCTGAATGCCGCCTTGTCTGGCGTGTGGACCAACACCGGCCTGAACGGCTACTGGGTCCACCGCCTGACCCGCCGAAGCTCCTGGGGCGGCAACCTTCAATACACGCTTCAGCAGCGGCAAGATGACGACGCCGGCGAGCGCAGCACGTATGGCAGCCTCTATTACCAGGACCGCTGGGCCGATAGCCTGGGCGACAGCCGTTTGCGCTGGACCACCCGCCGCAACCAGGCGCTGGTCAGCAATGGTCCGAACGCCACTGGCGACGAGCTCGAATGGGAGCAGGACTGGTGGCAATCGCAAGAAGCGGGCTCCCAGAACCCCACCCTGAAGACCACCCTTGGCTGGGCGCAAGACCGCAGCGAGGGCGACGTTCAAACCTACCCCACCGCAGGCGTCGCCTGGCAAACCTGGCTGGCCAACAACTGGGGGCTCAACGCGTCACTGCGCTACACCTCGCGCACCGGCAACCTGTCAACCAGCCGCGGTCTTTCCGGCTCCCTGCAAACCGAAACCAGCTTTGCCCGCAACTGGACACTCGGCGCCTCCCTGCTCATGAACCAGGCCGTGCTCAACACCAACAGCGCCGTTGCTGGCACGAATGGCCTGCCCCTGAGCGTGGCCCGCAGCGACGACAAATCGCTGTGGCTCTTCGTGCGCTTTGAAGAGCAATCGGGTCAGCCCTATGGCTTCAACCTGCGTGGCGAACAAGGTGCAGGCAGCGGCCGCATCGCTGGCACCGTCTTCCTGGATGCCAACCGCGACGGCGCGCAACAGGCCGATGAGCCGGGCGTGGCCGGCGTCGAGGTGTTCCTCAACCAGCGCCAGCGCACCACCACCGATGGACAGGGCCGCTACGAGTTCAACACCGTGCCCACCGGCATGCAATTCATTTCGCTGCGCCCCGAATCCGTGCCGCTGCCTTGGGGCGAAGGCCCCCGCAGCAGCACCACCGTCGAGGTACCCCTGCGCAGCACCGCACGCGCCGAGCTGGCGGTGGTCAAGGTCAGCGAGTGA
- a CDS encoding fimbrial biogenesis chaperone has product MFKPAQPFKTQLQTRWGRGAGGWLVGAAACTVFATAAMAAPFEVAVSPTRLTVTGDAGQRIGQSLKIYNLGNVPTALSFRTLDWSLAENGELKFHDELLPGSCRPWVSLERRTSQLVARSDASFRFQVDVPAGTPRGECRFMIAVEGVDPAQQALINSGGASLNLPVSGRIAVAVYVAIGGAKPQLEIQQIGTDSLKKERKPVVRITNTGDAHGRLDGVLEATNADGKTFELLPEGGPVLPGQTRMLTLNARSFGKEAPPQLLYPMKVEGTLDWDQGAFKVQATLP; this is encoded by the coding sequence ATGTTCAAACCCGCCCAGCCCTTCAAAACCCAGCTCCAAACCCGATGGGGTCGCGGGGCGGGAGGGTGGCTGGTCGGTGCTGCGGCATGTACCGTGTTTGCCACGGCGGCTATGGCTGCTCCATTTGAGGTGGCCGTCTCGCCTACCCGGCTGACGGTCACGGGCGACGCCGGCCAACGCATTGGCCAATCGCTGAAAATCTACAACCTGGGCAACGTGCCCACGGCCCTGTCTTTCCGCACCCTCGACTGGTCACTGGCTGAGAACGGCGAGCTCAAATTCCACGACGAATTGCTGCCCGGCAGCTGCCGCCCCTGGGTTTCACTCGAGCGGCGCACCAGCCAGCTGGTCGCCCGTAGCGATGCGTCGTTCCGCTTTCAAGTTGATGTGCCGGCCGGAACGCCGCGCGGCGAATGCCGCTTCATGATCGCCGTTGAAGGCGTTGACCCCGCGCAGCAAGCCCTGATCAACAGCGGCGGCGCCAGCCTCAACCTGCCCGTGAGCGGGCGTATCGCGGTGGCGGTATACGTCGCCATTGGCGGTGCCAAGCCCCAGCTCGAGATCCAGCAGATCGGCACCGACTCGCTGAAAAAAGAGCGCAAACCGGTGGTCCGCATCACCAACACCGGCGACGCCCATGGCCGGCTGGATGGCGTGCTGGAGGCCACCAACGCCGATGGCAAAACGTTTGAACTCCTGCCCGAGGGTGGCCCTGTTTTACCCGGCCAGACCCGCATGCTCACGCTCAACGCCCGATCCTTTGGCAAAGAAGCGCCCCCCCAATTGTTGTACCCCATGAAGGTCGAAGGCACGCTCGACTGGGATCAAGGTGCCTTCAAGGTGCAGGCCACGCTGCCATGA
- a CDS encoding mannose-1-phosphate guanylyltransferase/mannose-6-phosphate isomerase produces MSSTSSSAAALTQPKNTNIPAPPITAVILCGGSGTRLWPLSRKSFPKQFVPLIGGKSLLQLTLDRVSGLGQRVMVVAAESHRFMVADNMQGLSCPAQTILEPTGRNTAAAMALAALLAEQQGQADGLMLFCPADHHIPDAAAFGDTVKQGVAAAEGGAIVTFGISPSFPSTAYGYIQQGPKRPDGALAVQSFIEKPQADRAQALLLQGDVLWNAGIFLCRASVLLQALEAHAPDILSACRAALPASAIAAAEHAPQSTQDQHWLRPLAEPFNACRSESIDYAVLEHHANIAVVPYFGAWSDVGSWNAVAELSPADSDGNRLEGQAVSLGASNTFVHAPHRPVVALGTKDLLIIDTPDAVLVAHRDSAEMVKEVVARLEKQDIAQAIIHRKVARPWGWYDSIDLGERFQVKRIGVKPGASLSLQKHHHRAEHWIVVKGTAEVTRGTEVFLLSENQSTYIPIGELHRLHNPGKMELEMIEVQSGSYLGEDDIVRFEDLYSRMS; encoded by the coding sequence ATGAGCTCTACCTCATCCTCAGCCGCGGCTTTGACCCAGCCGAAGAACACAAATATCCCAGCGCCACCAATAACCGCGGTCATTCTTTGTGGCGGCTCGGGCACCCGCCTTTGGCCGCTCAGCCGCAAGAGCTTCCCCAAACAGTTTGTGCCCCTGATCGGCGGCAAAAGCCTGCTGCAGCTCACGCTCGACCGGGTCAGCGGGCTGGGCCAGCGCGTGATGGTGGTCGCGGCTGAAAGCCACCGCTTCATGGTGGCCGACAACATGCAGGGGCTCAGCTGCCCGGCCCAGACCATTCTGGAACCCACCGGCCGCAACACCGCCGCCGCCATGGCGCTGGCCGCGCTGCTGGCCGAACAACAGGGCCAGGCAGACGGGCTGATGCTGTTTTGCCCCGCCGACCACCACATTCCCGATGCCGCCGCCTTTGGTGACACCGTGAAGCAAGGCGTGGCCGCAGCCGAAGGCGGCGCCATCGTCACCTTTGGCATCTCGCCCAGCTTCCCCAGCACCGCCTATGGCTACATCCAGCAAGGCCCCAAGCGGCCCGATGGCGCCCTGGCCGTTCAAAGCTTCATCGAAAAACCCCAGGCCGACCGCGCCCAGGCGCTGTTGTTGCAAGGCGATGTGTTGTGGAACGCGGGCATCTTTCTTTGCCGCGCCAGCGTGTTGCTGCAAGCGCTCGAAGCCCACGCGCCCGACATTCTGAGCGCCTGCCGCGCGGCGCTGCCCGCCAGCGCCATCGCCGCCGCCGAACACGCCCCGCAGTCGACCCAAGACCAACACTGGCTGCGCCCGCTGGCCGAACCCTTCAATGCCTGCCGCTCGGAAAGCATCGACTACGCCGTGTTGGAACACCACGCCAACATCGCCGTGGTGCCCTATTTCGGCGCCTGGAGCGATGTGGGCAGCTGGAACGCCGTGGCCGAACTCAGCCCGGCCGACAGCGACGGCAACCGCCTGGAAGGCCAGGCCGTTTCCCTCGGCGCCAGCAACACCTTTGTTCACGCGCCCCACCGCCCCGTGGTCGCCCTGGGCACCAAAGACCTGCTCATCATCGACACGCCCGACGCCGTTCTGGTGGCCCACCGCGACAGCGCCGAGATGGTGAAAGAAGTGGTCGCCAGGCTGGAAAAGCAAGACATTGCCCAGGCCATCATCCACCGCAAAGTGGCCCGTCCCTGGGGCTGGTACGACAGCATCGACCTGGGCGAACGCTTTCAGGTGAAACGCATTGGCGTGAAACCCGGCGCCAGCCTGAGCCTGCAAAAGCACCACCACCGCGCCGAACACTGGATCGTGGTCAAGGGCACGGCCGAAGTCACCCGGGGCACCGAGGTGTTCTTGCTTTCTGAAAACCAGAGCACCTACATCCCCATTGGCGAACTCCACCGGCTGCACAACCCCGGCAAGATGGAACTCGAAATGATCGAGGTTCAGTCTGGGAGCTACTTGGGTGAGGACGACATCGTGCGGTTTGAAGATCTGTATTCTCGAATGAGCTAG
- the galE gene encoding UDP-glucose 4-epimerase GalE, protein MTSTQPKILLTGGAGYIGSHTALAVAEAGFEPIILDNFANSHPAVIERLKAIRPGTAFTLERGDVLDGEWLEGVMRRHALAGIVHFAGDKAVGESAANPLKYFHNNIGGAVSLLRVMERLQAEPANGNSPMPALVFSSSATVYGDPASSPVAENFPLSHASPYAHSKLVIEEMLAALRQANAAWRIGVLRYFNPVGAHPSGLIGEDPSGIPNNLMPFVAQVAVGKRERLSIFGNDYPTLDGTGVRDYIHVQDLARGHVAALSALLSGQAETRNFTVNLGTGVGCSVMDVLKAFEAASGRPIPYQFEARRAGDVAEYYANPALAKRLLGWEAQHTLQDMCADAWRWQNGNPNGYSVD, encoded by the coding sequence ATGACATCAACCCAACCCAAAATCCTGCTCACGGGCGGCGCGGGCTATATCGGCAGCCACACGGCACTGGCCGTGGCCGAGGCAGGCTTTGAGCCAATTATTCTGGACAACTTCGCCAACAGCCACCCAGCCGTGATTGAGCGGCTGAAGGCCATTCGGCCTGGCACGGCGTTTACCCTGGAGCGCGGTGACGTGCTGGATGGCGAATGGCTTGAAGGCGTGATGCGGCGGCATGCGCTGGCGGGCATAGTGCATTTCGCCGGTGACAAGGCCGTGGGCGAGAGCGCAGCCAACCCACTGAAGTACTTCCACAACAACATCGGTGGTGCGGTGAGTTTGCTGCGGGTAATGGAGCGGCTGCAGGCCGAGCCGGCAAACGGCAATTCGCCCATGCCCGCACTGGTTTTTTCCAGCAGTGCCACCGTGTATGGAGACCCGGCGAGTTCGCCGGTAGCCGAAAACTTCCCACTGAGCCATGCCAGCCCTTACGCCCACAGCAAGCTGGTGATCGAAGAGATGTTGGCGGCGTTACGCCAGGCGAATGCTGCCTGGCGCATCGGCGTGTTGCGGTATTTCAACCCGGTGGGCGCCCACCCGAGCGGTTTGATTGGCGAAGACCCCAGCGGCATTCCCAACAACCTGATGCCCTTCGTCGCCCAGGTGGCCGTGGGCAAGCGCGAACGCTTGAGCATTTTTGGCAACGACTACCCAACACTCGATGGCACCGGCGTGCGCGATTACATCCATGTGCAAGACCTGGCACGTGGCCACGTGGCGGCTTTGAGCGCGTTACTGAGTGGCCAGGCCGAAACCCGCAACTTCACAGTCAATCTGGGCACCGGGGTAGGTTGCAGCGTAATGGACGTGCTGAAAGCGTTTGAAGCGGCCAGCGGGCGACCCATTCCTTACCAGTTTGAAGCTAGGCGGGCAGGTGATGTGGCCGAGTATTACGCCAATCCAGCGCTGGCCAAGCGGCTGCTGGGTTGGGAGGCTCAACACACGCTGCAAGACATGTGCGCCGACGCCTGGCGCTGGCAAAACGGAAACCCCAACGGATACAGCGTCGATTGA
- a CDS encoding tyrosine-protein phosphatase, translated as MIDLHSHILPGIDDGAQTLDIALDMARIAVADGIHTMACTPHINPGMYMNDGPGIRKAIAALQSELDRQCIALKLVAGADAHLVPELLEGLRDGRVPTLHGSRYFLLEPSHTTPPPNFEGSVFNLIASGYTPIITHPERLTWIDGHYPAFLRLIDQGAWIQITAGALTGMFGRRAQHWGERFLAEGHTHIIASDAHSASRRSPRISEAKAIAQRLLGEEEAQQLVMVRPQAVLDNQPSHLFPLPDLQPKKGTFLSRWASKLPFIGQKA; from the coding sequence ATGATTGACCTACACAGTCACATCTTGCCCGGCATCGATGACGGCGCGCAGACGCTGGACATCGCGCTGGACATGGCGCGTATCGCAGTAGCCGACGGCATTCACACCATGGCCTGCACGCCGCACATCAATCCCGGCATGTACATGAACGACGGTCCGGGTATTCGCAAGGCGATTGCGGCGCTGCAATCCGAGCTTGATCGCCAGTGCATTGCGCTCAAGCTGGTGGCGGGCGCGGATGCACATCTGGTGCCGGAGTTGCTCGAAGGCTTGCGCGATGGGCGCGTGCCCACGCTGCATGGCTCGCGCTATTTCCTGCTGGAGCCTTCCCACACCACGCCGCCACCGAATTTCGAAGGATCGGTGTTCAACCTGATCGCTTCGGGCTACACACCCATCATCACCCACCCCGAGCGCTTGACGTGGATTGATGGCCATTACCCGGCGTTCTTGAGGTTGATCGACCAGGGTGCATGGATACAAATTACCGCTGGCGCCCTGACCGGGATGTTTGGCCGACGCGCCCAGCATTGGGGCGAGCGATTCCTGGCCGAGGGGCACACCCACATCATCGCCAGCGATGCCCACTCGGCGAGTCGCCGTTCGCCCAGAATCAGCGAGGCAAAGGCCATTGCACAGCGCTTGCTTGGCGAAGAGGAAGCACAACAGTTGGTGATGGTTCGCCCTCAAGCCGTGCTCGACAACCAGCCCTCGCACCTGTTTCCGCTTCCTGATCTGCAACCTAAGAAGGGCACATTCCTGAGCAGGTGGGCTTCAAAGCTGCCGTTCATTGGGCAAAAGGCCTAA